In a single window of the Olivibacter sp. SDN3 genome:
- a CDS encoding SusC/RagA family TonB-linked outer membrane protein — translation MIRNFLKTICLTLILGVFTPPKLIKLVAAGSKPFRMSVITENLFSRAFTQTVSLETALKKLEEKFNVSIAYRGGLLKNNQINMDVLDNTSNIEAALTKALAHKKLTYTKNNDKFFVIIEKNTYNETETIRPKSVKVTQQGVSGVVTDENGEPIPFAAVKVKGTNLTTSTNEKGQFAINDLPQDATIIITYMGYRPTELPVNGKSVINLQLEPVAAELNEVVVVGYGVQRKDEFTGSATRIGGEKLADQPVQSFDQALAGKASGVNIAQPNGVLNNAPVIRIRGVNSISQSSYPLIVVDGIPINAGESVSSNANVTNNPLGDINPADIESINILKDAASTSIYGSRGAAGVMIITTKRGKTGKARVNYEGWTGISKPVRLPTMLNAEQFMEIKNESVLNSKILSGNADDDNVADAYFFPSYHEDGSLVDTRWYDETYRTGFSHNHSLNVTGGSEDTKYFFSTNYSDQKGFIQNNAFDRIGVRFNVDHNLTNWLKLTGGANYTRSNNQSPNTGSLRGNAFLLTGIARLAWLTAPNVSPYNPDGTYNIASSTNSMGMGNNTVVSNFYNPTALLGLNRYDAQNDHIIGNVGATVTLLKGLDFKTSYAVDWTKVENKTFESALHGPGFTPEGNAINTVNSINTWNWSNTMSFSRTFGQHNLSLLGGYEVQHFYFNRWGATRTQLSDQYYDNFEGSYGRIIPFGSMLDTESSLISYISRVNYDYGKRYFLTINFRRDGNSILGEKTKFGNFGGASVGWTLSGENFYQASSLAEIMNSVKLRGSWGRVGNANNPNKFASLNLYESALYGDAPMLNYYQAGNSGLEWETSDQTNIGADLGFFNDRLQIEMTYFYNNVNGLILNAPQTPSKGIPDNGIMLNVGSMYNRGFELTLNALVLERNGFTWNSSFNFTSIKNRVTALAEGDADIVGSTSTAAEATNITRVGYSVGSLYGAKTDGVNPETGQRIFINSAGERVQYSHAVAAGGSRWTYLDGSPAQAISGADYYLLGNALPTWYGGFDNTFQYKNFDLNLSFVYSGGNHIQNGTKATLRDQRFWNNYTEIYDRWTNPGQQTDIPRLVYGDVISNGSSYPISENVEKADFLRLQTASLGYRLPAKLLGKSGISSVRFYGQVFNAFLITSYSGSDPALSSNGNDNLTPGVDKNSVPQARTFTLGVNVGF, via the coding sequence ATGATACGTAACTTTTTAAAAACCATATGTTTGACCTTGATTCTAGGTGTATTCACGCCTCCGAAGCTCATAAAATTGGTCGCGGCCGGTTCTAAACCGTTCCGCATGTCCGTGATAACAGAAAATCTTTTTAGCAGAGCCTTTACTCAAACGGTAAGTCTCGAGACTGCTTTAAAAAAGCTAGAAGAAAAGTTTAATGTCTCCATTGCTTATCGCGGAGGTTTATTAAAAAATAATCAAATAAACATGGATGTCCTTGATAATACATCCAATATTGAGGCAGCTTTGACAAAAGCACTGGCCCATAAGAAACTAACTTATACGAAGAACAACGACAAGTTCTTCGTTATCATCGAAAAGAATACCTATAATGAAACGGAAACTATTCGGCCAAAATCTGTAAAAGTAACGCAGCAAGGTGTAAGCGGTGTAGTTACAGATGAGAACGGAGAACCAATTCCATTCGCGGCCGTTAAAGTCAAGGGGACCAATCTGACAACAAGTACGAACGAAAAAGGACAATTTGCGATCAACGATTTACCTCAGGATGCCACAATAATCATTACCTACATGGGGTACAGACCAACCGAATTACCTGTAAACGGCAAATCGGTCATCAACCTTCAGCTGGAGCCGGTTGCTGCGGAGCTAAATGAAGTGGTGGTGGTGGGTTATGGTGTACAGCGAAAAGATGAATTTACGGGTTCGGCCACCCGCATCGGCGGAGAAAAACTGGCTGATCAACCGGTGCAAAGTTTCGATCAGGCATTGGCCGGTAAAGCCTCCGGTGTCAATATTGCGCAACCAAACGGTGTATTAAACAATGCTCCGGTTATCCGTATCCGAGGTGTCAATTCCATTTCTCAAAGTTCCTACCCGCTTATTGTCGTGGATGGGATTCCAATCAATGCGGGAGAAAGTGTGTCCTCTAATGCCAATGTGACCAATAATCCTTTGGGCGACATCAATCCAGCAGATATTGAATCCATCAACATACTGAAAGATGCAGCTTCCACCTCTATTTACGGCTCAAGAGGAGCAGCTGGCGTGATGATTATCACTACAAAAAGAGGCAAAACGGGCAAAGCACGTGTCAATTACGAAGGGTGGACCGGCATATCCAAGCCTGTAAGGCTACCAACGATGCTAAACGCCGAACAGTTCATGGAAATAAAAAATGAGTCGGTACTGAACTCGAAAATTTTAAGTGGAAATGCTGATGACGATAATGTTGCAGATGCCTATTTCTTCCCCTCTTATCATGAAGACGGATCGCTGGTAGATACACGATGGTACGATGAAACCTACCGTACCGGTTTTTCCCACAATCACAGCCTCAACGTTACCGGAGGCTCAGAAGACACCAAATACTTCTTTTCCACCAATTATTCCGATCAAAAAGGTTTCATCCAAAATAATGCATTTGACAGAATCGGTGTACGCTTCAATGTAGATCACAATTTAACGAACTGGTTAAAATTAACCGGCGGAGCCAATTATACCCGTAGCAATAACCAATCTCCCAACACGGGATCGCTGCGGGGCAATGCCTTTTTACTTACCGGTATCGCCCGTCTGGCTTGGTTAACCGCTCCTAACGTCAGCCCATACAATCCCGATGGCACCTACAATATCGCCAGCAGCACCAATTCGATGGGCATGGGCAATAATACGGTTGTCAGTAATTTTTATAACCCCACCGCCCTATTGGGACTGAACAGATACGATGCGCAAAATGATCATATTATCGGTAACGTAGGAGCTACCGTCACGCTGCTTAAGGGACTGGACTTTAAAACAAGTTATGCTGTAGATTGGACGAAAGTAGAAAACAAAACTTTTGAAAGTGCCTTACATGGGCCTGGTTTTACACCCGAGGGTAATGCCATAAACACCGTTAACAGCATCAACACCTGGAACTGGAGCAATACGATGTCGTTCAGCAGAACCTTTGGCCAGCACAACTTATCGCTATTAGGCGGTTATGAAGTGCAGCATTTCTATTTCAACCGTTGGGGCGCTACCCGCACGCAGTTATCCGACCAATATTACGATAACTTCGAAGGAAGCTATGGACGCATTATCCCATTTGGCAGTATGTTAGATACTGAATCATCCCTTATTTCCTATATTTCCAGAGTTAATTATGACTATGGGAAACGTTATTTTTTAACCATCAACTTCAGAAGAGACGGTAATTCTATACTGGGAGAAAAAACAAAGTTCGGAAATTTCGGCGGAGCTTCTGTCGGGTGGACACTTTCGGGGGAGAATTTCTACCAGGCGTCTTCCTTAGCAGAAATCATGAACAGCGTGAAATTGCGCGGCAGCTGGGGGCGCGTAGGAAATGCCAATAATCCAAATAAGTTTGCCTCACTAAACCTATATGAGTCGGCCCTGTATGGCGATGCGCCCATGTTGAATTACTACCAGGCCGGAAATAGCGGTTTGGAGTGGGAAACCAGTGATCAAACGAACATTGGGGCCGACTTAGGATTTTTCAACGACCGTTTGCAGATAGAAATGACCTATTTCTACAATAATGTGAATGGTTTAATTCTGAATGCCCCCCAAACCCCATCAAAAGGTATTCCCGATAACGGCATTATGTTGAATGTAGGCTCCATGTATAACCGTGGATTCGAATTGACGCTCAACGCACTTGTTTTAGAGCGAAATGGCTTTACATGGAACTCGTCCTTTAACTTTACAAGTATTAAAAACCGCGTTACCGCCTTGGCCGAAGGTGACGCTGATATCGTTGGTTCGACCAGTACGGCAGCAGAGGCCACCAATATTACCCGGGTAGGCTATTCCGTTGGCAGCTTATATGGCGCCAAAACAGATGGTGTAAATCCCGAAACAGGACAGCGTATCTTCATCAATAGTGCTGGTGAACGTGTGCAGTACAGCCATGCTGTAGCCGCGGGTGGCAGTAGATGGACTTATTTGGACGGTTCGCCGGCTCAGGCAATTTCAGGTGCCGATTATTATCTGCTGGGTAATGCACTTCCCACTTGGTATGGCGGATTTGACAATACCTTTCAATATAAAAACTTTGATCTGAACCTAAGTTTTGTATACTCTGGTGGTAATCATATCCAAAATGGCACTAAAGCGACCTTACGTGACCAACGCTTCTGGAATAATTATACCGAGATCTATGATCGGTGGACAAACCCTGGTCAGCAAACAGACATCCCCCGCCTCGTGTATGGCGATGTTATTTCCAATGGTTCTTCCTACCCTATATCGGAAAACGTCGAAAAAGCAGATTTTCTTAGACTGCAGACAGCGTCATTGGGATATCGACTTCCAGCAAAATTACTGGGCAAATCAGGCATCAGTTCCGTTCGTTTTTATGGTCAGGTGTTTAACGCGTTTTTAATTACCAGCTATAGTGGCTCCGATCCAGCGCTTTCATCCAATGGCAACGACAACCTAACGCCGGGCGTTGATAAAAATTCCGTACCGCAAGCACGCACTTTCACACTTGGTGTAAATGTCGGTTTCTAA